The proteins below come from a single Agrobacterium vitis genomic window:
- a CDS encoding DUF4406 domain-containing protein encodes MLILIAGPYRSGTGDDPVKMAANLRALEAPSYALFQAGHVPMIGEWVALPIWHAAGGTAVGDALYEEIFHPVAGRLLALCDGVLRLPGASKGADNDVRIANERGIPVWTRLEDVPDVVV; translated from the coding sequence ATGCTGATTTTGATTGCAGGCCCTTATCGATCGGGCACCGGTGACGACCCGGTGAAAATGGCGGCCAACCTGAGGGCATTGGAGGCACCGTCCTATGCGCTGTTTCAGGCGGGTCATGTGCCAATGATCGGGGAATGGGTGGCGCTACCGATCTGGCACGCAGCGGGTGGAACGGCTGTCGGCGACGCGCTCTATGAGGAGATTTTCCACCCGGTCGCGGGTCGGCTGCTGGCGCTTTGCGATGGTGTCTTGCGCTTGCCCGGTGCTTCCAAAGGCGCCGACAATGATGTGCGGATTGCCAATGAGCGGGGCATTCCCGTGTGGACCCGGCTGGAGGATGTGCCCGATGTGGTCGTGTAA
- a CDS encoding asparaginase — translation MTNPITVEVTRGNRVESRHHGVAVVVDGDGHVVFSAGDIEAGVFPRSACKAMQALPLVESGAADAYGFGDKELALACSSHSGEDEHVVLAALMLARAGLDVDALECGAHWSFDQKTLIHQARTLEKPQALHNNCSGKHAGFVCACVHAGYQVEGYVEYDHPLQRDIRATMESLTGAVLDRDHCGTDGCSIPSYAVPLKALAHGFARMTTGQGLEPLRAKASRRLIDACMAEPYYVAGTARACTKMMQVAPGKIFAKTGAEGVFCAVLPQQGLSIAVKADDGATRAAEAMVTALLARYFEKDSPERLALLAMANKPMHNWTGRHVGDVRVTDVLFS, via the coding sequence ATGACCAATCCCATTACTGTTGAAGTCACCCGTGGAAACCGCGTCGAAAGCCGCCATCATGGCGTGGCCGTGGTGGTGGATGGCGATGGACATGTGGTGTTTTCCGCCGGAGATATCGAGGCTGGCGTGTTTCCGCGCTCGGCCTGCAAGGCCATGCAGGCCCTGCCTTTGGTGGAAAGTGGTGCTGCGGATGCTTATGGGTTCGGCGACAAGGAACTGGCGCTGGCCTGTTCCTCGCACTCCGGCGAGGATGAGCATGTGGTGCTGGCGGCGCTGATGCTGGCCAGGGCCGGGCTGGATGTGGATGCGCTGGAATGCGGCGCTCATTGGTCTTTCGACCAGAAAACCCTGATCCATCAGGCCCGCACATTGGAAAAGCCGCAGGCGCTGCATAACAATTGCTCCGGTAAACATGCCGGTTTCGTCTGCGCCTGCGTACATGCTGGCTATCAGGTTGAAGGCTATGTGGAATACGATCACCCCCTGCAACGCGATATCCGGGCGACTATGGAAAGCCTGACGGGCGCCGTGCTGGACCGCGACCATTGCGGCACCGACGGATGCTCCATTCCAAGCTATGCAGTGCCGTTGAAGGCGCTGGCCCATGGTTTTGCCAGGATGACAACGGGGCAGGGGCTGGAGCCGCTGCGCGCCAAGGCCTCCAGACGGCTGATCGATGCCTGCATGGCGGAGCCCTATTACGTGGCAGGAACCGCCCGCGCCTGCACGAAGATGATGCAGGTCGCTCCGGGAAAGATCTTCGCCAAGACCGGTGCTGAAGGGGTGTTTTGCGCCGTTCTGCCGCAGCAGGGCCTGTCGATTGCGGTCAAGGCGGATGACGGCGCGACCCGCGCCGCCGAGGCGATGGTGACGGCGCTGCTGGCCCGCTATTTCGAAAAGGACAGTCCCGAGCGGCTGGCGCTGCTGGCCATGGCCAATAAGCCGATGCACAATTGGACAGGCCGCCATGTCGGTGATGTCAGGGTGACCGACGTGCTGTTTTCCTGA
- a CDS encoding DeoR/GlpR family DNA-binding transcription regulator, whose product MLTHQRKALILSRLQRDGRVIAKDFAAELDLSEDTVRRDMRDMAAAGLLARVHGGALPLSPDLPDFSARKSRAGSEKQALATRAVALVQPGQMIFLDGGTTNAEIARLLPQNLGLTVMTHSPTIAVELERRSDIEVILIGGRLYRHSMVAVGAVAAEAIARLRPHLFFLGATSVHPQHGVTTGDAEEAAIKRIIASVSAETYLCLTSEKLDTLSPCQILPLPALAGLIVGPSVEAERLTPYQATGIALFQA is encoded by the coding sequence ATGCTGACTCATCAACGCAAGGCTCTCATTCTCTCCCGGCTACAACGCGACGGACGGGTGATCGCCAAGGATTTCGCCGCTGAACTCGACCTGTCGGAAGACACCGTTCGCCGTGACATGCGCGACATGGCAGCAGCGGGATTGCTCGCCCGTGTGCATGGCGGGGCGCTGCCACTTTCGCCAGACCTGCCGGATTTCTCGGCCCGGAAAAGCCGGGCGGGCAGCGAGAAACAGGCTTTGGCAACCCGTGCCGTAGCGCTGGTCCAGCCGGGGCAGATGATCTTTCTGGATGGCGGCACCACCAATGCTGAAATTGCCCGGCTGCTGCCGCAAAATCTCGGCCTGACCGTGATGACCCATAGCCCGACCATTGCTGTCGAGCTGGAAAGACGCAGCGATATCGAGGTTATCCTGATCGGCGGGCGGCTCTATCGGCATTCGATGGTGGCGGTGGGTGCAGTGGCGGCGGAGGCGATTGCAAGGCTGCGCCCGCACCTGTTCTTCCTGGGTGCGACATCCGTCCACCCCCAGCATGGTGTCACCACTGGCGATGCTGAGGAAGCGGCAATCAAACGGATAATCGCCTCGGTCAGTGCCGAAACCTATCTCTGCCTGACCTCGGAAAAGCTGGATACACTGTCGCCCTGCCAGATTCTGCCACTGCCAGCCCTGGCGGGATTGATCGTCGGGCCCAGTGTGGAGGCGGAGCGTCTTACCCCCTATCAGGCGACAGGGATCGCGCTTTTCCAGGCATGA
- a CDS encoding phosphoethanolamine--lipid A transferase, which translates to MFRPQIGSVTLCILTTAYLLAVTNTTFWIKAHGYLADTSPLAFGLFALGISAMCLAILTLFSAKYLVKPVLIFLVITASLSSWFTDQFGTIIDREMIRNAAVSTGAETARLLTPRFMMHVVLTGLFPSLLIVWLRIRHRPFFSKLAHNAGIIVACVAVFAAAAFSDYRTFAGVGRAHNDILDRLNPFLPIANAVRYTIDANRDRNIVAQPIGTDAHRINTAALTKPRVTVIVAGETARAANFSLGGYQRNTNPQLKARGVTYFSNTTSCGTATAVSIPCMFSDLTRSSYSHRKAAERQNLLDVLGYAKVSVTWLDNDTGHYNVADRVPYTFLPPSADPRFCKDGECLDGILTDKLNGWLDGIKGDSVLVLHQLGSHGPAYYARYPEEFRRFQPDCRANDFGKCSPQEIRNAYDNTILYTDHIVAQVIDTLKQRSGTLAGAVVYLSDHGESLGENGIYLHGMPYMVAPTEQTHVPLLFWLADDLAKDAGYDRDCLAKTTAEPRSHDNLFHSVLGLMDVSTKVYNPALDVFSGCRRAPGTVAAAEPVN; encoded by the coding sequence ATGTTCAGACCGCAAATCGGCAGCGTGACGCTGTGCATCCTGACCACAGCCTATCTGCTGGCGGTGACCAACACCACTTTCTGGATCAAGGCGCATGGCTATCTGGCGGATACCTCGCCATTGGCCTTCGGCCTGTTTGCGCTCGGCATTTCCGCCATGTGCCTGGCGATCCTCACGCTGTTCTCGGCGAAATATCTGGTAAAGCCGGTGCTGATCTTCCTGGTGATAACCGCCTCGCTATCGTCATGGTTTACCGACCAGTTCGGCACGATCATCGACCGTGAAATGATCCGCAATGCGGCGGTTTCGACCGGGGCGGAGACGGCCCGTCTGCTGACGCCCCGTTTTATGATGCATGTGGTTCTAACCGGTCTTTTCCCCTCGTTGCTGATTGTCTGGCTGCGGATCCGCCACCGGCCGTTCTTCAGCAAGCTTGCCCATAATGCTGGCATCATCGTCGCCTGTGTCGCGGTGTTTGCCGCCGCCGCCTTCAGCGATTACCGAACCTTTGCGGGCGTCGGGCGCGCCCATAACGATATTCTCGACCGGCTGAACCCGTTCCTGCCGATTGCCAATGCCGTGCGCTATACCATCGACGCCAACCGGGACCGTAATATCGTCGCCCAACCGATTGGCACCGACGCCCACCGGATCAATACCGCCGCCCTCACCAAACCGCGCGTCACTGTCATCGTTGCCGGGGAAACCGCACGGGCCGCGAATTTCTCGCTGGGCGGCTATCAGCGCAACACCAATCCGCAACTGAAAGCCCGGGGCGTGACCTATTTCAGCAACACGACCAGCTGCGGCACGGCGACGGCCGTGTCCATCCCTTGCATGTTCTCCGACCTGACACGGTCGAGCTATAGCCACCGCAAGGCCGCCGAGCGGCAGAACCTGCTGGATGTGCTGGGCTATGCCAAGGTCTCCGTGACCTGGCTGGACAATGACACCGGCCATTACAATGTCGCCGACCGGGTGCCCTATACGTTTCTGCCACCGTCTGCCGATCCGCGCTTTTGCAAGGATGGCGAATGTCTGGATGGCATCCTGACCGACAAGCTGAACGGCTGGCTGGACGGGATCAAGGGCGACAGCGTGCTGGTGCTGCATCAGCTTGGCAGTCACGGCCCTGCCTATTACGCCCGCTATCCGGAGGAATTCCGCAGGTTCCAGCCGGATTGCCGCGCCAATGATTTTGGCAAATGCAGCCCGCAGGAAATCCGCAACGCCTATGACAACACCATTCTCTACACAGACCATATCGTTGCGCAGGTGATCGACACGCTGAAACAACGGTCCGGCACGTTGGCTGGCGCTGTCGTCTATCTGTCCGACCATGGCGAGTCGCTCGGCGAAAATGGTATCTACCTGCACGGCATGCCCTATATGGTCGCTCCAACAGAACAAACCCATGTGCCTCTGCTGTTCTGGCTGGCCGATGATCTCGCCAAGGATGCCGGATACGACCGGGACTGCCTGGCAAAAACCACAGCCGAACCGCGCTCCCATGACAATCTGTTCCACAGCGTGCTGGGCCTGATGGATGTGTCGACCAAAGTGTACAATCCCGCCCTCGATGTGTTTTCCGGCTGCCGGCGCGCACCGGGAACCGTGGCAGCGGCTGAGCCGGTCAACTAA
- a CDS encoding glycosyl transferase: MATFDVAVKAYQTGDFEAALRAARSVIAKKAPNHAMAQALVGNILLKCGDKPAAASAFAQAASANRAEAPAFLKLAATLFLQTGQTDDVRRIGLEAGLLNRNDPAFVLVMAQTLLAAWDDPARQAVTQLIPYLDRTSGPAMFFAASFYRANWQLPELKTLLDEARETVPDDAAIEGLRFASAHDLVDLATIARHQALMTTPDEPYARAVLQVEQALSRVLWCEDESVQAKPVREHRALSQSFAARPLRRKMVGRTIGNGDHPLHIGYLSSDFHAHATMTLFLDSLLAHDRSRFRITLFCYTAKTYSADQQAMPEQLRQELVSLRDLSDAAAAAEIDRRKVDILVDLKGHTPGARLGIVNLSSAPVKATYLGFPGPVSGVDLDYAITDPVVTPDSAEAFYQEKFCRLPECYQANSAASRPQPRPSRRADHGVPEHAFVFASFNGVHKITPQTMSLWARVLRAAPDSLLWMLCPDAIARTNLEAAFVAEGIDPARILFAAKQDYGDHVHRLPLADLALDTFPCNGHTTTSDMLWGGLPVLTKRGHCFAGRVSESLLKAVGLDQLVADDEEAFVSLAAELARQPDKIAALKNHLATSRHAAPLFDTLRFTQHLERAYEMMAERARAGLAPARIDVPALPG; this comes from the coding sequence ATGGCAACGTTTGATGTGGCGGTAAAGGCCTATCAGACCGGGGATTTCGAGGCGGCGCTGCGTGCGGCGCGGTCTGTGATTGCCAAAAAAGCGCCTAACCATGCGATGGCACAGGCCCTGGTTGGTAATATTCTGCTGAAATGCGGCGATAAGCCAGCCGCCGCCAGCGCCTTTGCCCAGGCGGCAAGCGCCAATCGCGCCGAGGCACCTGCCTTTCTGAAACTGGCGGCGACGCTGTTTCTCCAGACCGGACAGACGGATGATGTTCGCCGGATCGGGCTAGAGGCGGGTCTGCTCAATCGCAACGATCCGGCCTTTGTGCTTGTTATGGCTCAGACCCTACTGGCAGCTTGGGACGACCCGGCCCGTCAGGCGGTGACACAACTGATCCCTTATCTTGACCGGACGAGTGGCCCGGCGATGTTTTTTGCCGCCAGTTTCTACCGCGCCAATTGGCAGCTGCCCGAGCTGAAAACGCTGCTGGACGAGGCCCGCGAAACCGTGCCTGACGATGCCGCCATCGAAGGCCTGCGCTTTGCCAGCGCCCATGATCTGGTCGATCTCGCCACCATCGCCCGTCATCAGGCGTTGATGACCACCCCGGACGAGCCTTACGCGCGTGCTGTCTTGCAGGTCGAGCAGGCGCTGTCCCGTGTGCTCTGGTGCGAAGACGAGAGTGTGCAGGCCAAGCCCGTGCGCGAGCATCGGGCCCTGTCGCAAAGCTTTGCCGCCCGCCCCCTTCGCCGGAAAATGGTCGGCCGGACAATCGGGAACGGCGATCACCCCCTGCATATCGGCTATCTCTCCAGCGATTTTCACGCCCACGCGACCATGACGCTGTTTCTCGACAGCCTGCTGGCCCATGACCGCAGTCGGTTCAGGATCACGCTATTTTGCTATACCGCAAAGACCTACAGCGCCGATCAGCAGGCCATGCCGGAGCAGCTACGCCAGGAGCTTGTCAGCCTGCGCGATCTTTCCGACGCGGCCGCCGCTGCCGAAATTGACCGTCGGAAAGTCGATATTCTGGTCGATCTGAAAGGCCATACGCCGGGTGCCAGGCTCGGCATCGTCAATCTGTCGTCGGCGCCAGTTAAAGCAACCTATCTCGGCTTTCCCGGCCCGGTGTCCGGCGTCGATCTGGATTATGCCATCACCGATCCGGTGGTGACGCCTGACAGTGCCGAGGCTTTTTACCAGGAAAAATTCTGCCGCCTGCCGGAGTGCTATCAGGCCAACAGCGCTGCCAGCCGTCCGCAACCAAGGCCGTCGCGGCGTGCCGATCATGGGGTGCCGGAGCATGCCTTCGTTTTTGCGTCCTTCAACGGCGTCCACAAGATCACGCCGCAGACCATGTCCCTGTGGGCTAGAGTATTGCGGGCCGCACCCGATAGCCTGTTGTGGATGCTTTGCCCGGATGCCATTGCAAGAACCAACCTGGAGGCGGCCTTTGTGGCGGAAGGCATCGATCCGGCCCGCATCCTGTTTGCCGCCAAGCAGGATTATGGCGACCACGTCCACCGGCTGCCGCTGGCCGATCTGGCGCTCGATACCTTCCCCTGCAACGGCCATACGACGACCTCCGATATGCTTTGGGGCGGGCTGCCGGTCTTGACCAAACGTGGGCATTGTTTTGCCGGGCGGGTGTCGGAAAGCCTGTTGAAGGCTGTCGGCCTCGATCAACTGGTGGCTGATGATGAGGAGGCGTTCGTCAGTCTGGCCGCAGAGCTGGCCCGGCAACCGGACAAGATCGCCGCGTTGAAAAACCACCTTGCCACCAGCCGCCATGCCGCGCCGCTGTTTGATACGCTTCGCTTCACCCAACATCTGGAACGAGCCTATGAGATGATGGCGGAGCGCGCCCGCGCGGGCTTGGCGCCAGCCCGGATCGATGTTCCGGCCTTGCCGGGGTAA